Within the Nicotiana tabacum cultivar K326 chromosome 11, ASM71507v2, whole genome shotgun sequence genome, the region AGGGAGAAGGGATAGAAAGAGAAATTATATTAGTAAATCAATTAATCATATATAATACAGAGAATTTCAAGCAAATCATGTGAAGATTCTATTTATAGCATAGGGAATTCTAAACTAATTAGAACTTTTGAAACTACTGTAACTCTATTTATTACTAAAAAGATAACATGATCTTTAAATTaagattttatttatttcatttctaacTAATAGATAAAGTGTTGATGTACAACTTTTTTACATTTTCTTTTGACTTATCACAAAAAAAAAGGGTGAAGTGATGAGAGTTAAAGAGGTGCGGAGAAGGGAACTCAACTTATGCAGCAGCTGCAATTTAAGCAATGGAGATGCGGAAATTAGCAAAATATTACTTCTCCATTGTTGCTACTTTGCAAATTTTGGGTTTGATTCTAAACCTATTTGGTGTATAAGGGGTAATTACAAATAGTATGAAACAAGCTCCGGAGTGTAGGCAAGGGCAAAAGATGAGAAAGGGAATGAAAGCAATATGGAATACTGTCCCATCTTACATTCTGtgagctatttgttgtgaaagGAATAAGAGATGTTTTAAGGGGAAAAATGAGGCTATACAGTGTATGTTTTTGACAAAAGAGGTTATGCAATATTTAAAGTACAGGTACTTACTGTTTTATACTTGTGGTGTATAATGCAAAATGTAGATGAGTGTGGCTCTCTTTTAGGCTTCATGtccttaacaacaacaacaacaacccagtataatcccacaagttgggtctggggagggtagtgtgtacgcaggccttacccctaccctagggtagagaggctgtttccaatagaccctcggcatccttccctccaagaactccccaccttgctcttggggtggctcgaactcacaacctcttggttggaagtggagggtgcttactaTCAGAGACTTAGCACCTGCTTGGTGTTGTTTGCATCAATAAAATACCTTATCAGAACAAAAGATTAATTATTTCAAGTGATCATGATATCCTCATGATCTCATTATTCTCTTCCAATTGGAGAAAATTCGATACAACAAGTGAGATTGTTTAGTCTGACTCTCAAAAGATTTGAGTTAATATAATGTGGTTATTGATCCTTTGATTGAATAAAATACTCGTGAAAACCACCATACTGAAGTGGACGAACAGCTTAGGCCATGAGTGGCCAGATAATTATTTCAAGTGTAAAGAGTGTATTAGTGTGATGCATAGGAACCTGTGCTTCAGTACCATATTGACATTGTACTGATAAGTGTTAAGGGAGAAAAGCAAGCAGAAGAGATGAGAACTAGGAAGAAGAGAGAAGATATAGTAAGAGAAGAAATAGAGATAAAAAGGAGAGGGGGTGTAGGAATAGAGATAGGTGACGTAGGGAGAAAGGTTAGAGAGAAAAATTGTTACACTAAATCAATTCAACCAATATTATCCATTTAAACAAGAATATGGAGACCCTATATGTATATATGTCGGggaattttgaagaaataagAGTTTTTGAAACTACTAGAACTCTATCCTAACAAGAAGTAATTAATACAAAGTAAAATTTTATGTCTAATAagatttattttgattttatttatcttatcaaaaaaaaattctagtaTTTTCTCTAACTAATAGAAAAGATAAGTAATATGAAGTGATAACCATATCATCACGGCAGTACATTAATATTTTTCCTGGGAACTTAACCATGTAAAGATTTTTGTTTCCATAAACCGTTCCTTAATTTTCTTGTTCCCACTAATTAGTGTCATTGTTAACAGGGATGCTTATGGATTTGCTGTACGACCTCAGCATGTACAAAGATACCGTGAATATGCTAATATCTACAAGGTACTCTTTTGTTCTTATTGCTGTTTTACCAGTTaatgtactttttttttttttttttttttttgaagattagacaagagaccaGGGGGTGGGCAGAAGAAGGGAAGACCAAAAATAAACAATTTCTCTGTAGTCAGCTGAAGCGAAGCTGCAAACATCTTGTCTTCTGTTTATTTTAAGTCTACCACACTTCTCAGCAATCAAGCAGTGAATATTTCCTCATTATCTCACTTTGTGTTCGTTTCTTTTttaggaagaagaggaagagaggTCTGATAGGTGGAACGATTTTTTGGAGCGTCAAGCAGAGTCTGCTCAGTTACCCATAAATGGGATATCTGCAGACAAAAGTTCTACTAATCCTGGTGCCAAACCATTTAGtcaggaggtaagttgtgatgcACAGAACGGGGAAGAAGGTCAACTTGAAAATGCAACTGAGAAGGATGTCATACTGACCTCTGTGGAGAGGAAAATTTGTCAGGCTCAGATGTGGACGGAAATTAGACCCTCTCTACAGGCAGTTGAGGATATGATGAACACTCGTGTCAAAAAGAAAGTAAACTTAGCCAAACAGGAGCAAGATTCTGGTCCGAGGAAGCACCTTCCTGCAATTGAAGAGTCTAGACCCACAAAAGGAGTATCTGAAGAGGACTCAGAAGATGAGTTTTATGATATAGAAAGGTCAGAATCTTTGGACAAATCGGAGTTAGATTCGATGCAAGACATTCCGTTAAATGATACTACTGGCCATTTGGCTAATACTAGTCAAGAGTCTTTGCCTCCTTGGAAAGAAGAATTGGAGTGTCTTGTTCAGGGTGGAGTACCCATGGCTCTTAGGGGAGAGGTACatagaatttttgaaatttccttATGATTGTGTTCTTTAAAGTAATCTGAGTTCATGCACTAGCTTTATTCATGTAAGCTTAATATTGGAATCACAGCTTTGGCAAGCCTTTGTGGGTGTGAGGGCACGCAAAGTGGGGACCTATTATCAAGATTTGCTTGCATTAGGCACTAGATCTGGTAATAATACGGAGCTTAAAAGTGTGGAATCAGAGGACTGTGGAAGTTCAGTGGACGCGAGCATAGACAGTGTATCTATACCTGAAAAATGGAGAGGGCAGATTGAGAAGGTTATTGAATGTGCTATATCTCAGCTATGCTTTTGAGTTCCTTTTGCGTTCTATGTTACTGCTGGTTTTTCCATTTCGGGTCCAAGCTTATCTTGCAGTTTATTGCAGGATCTACCACGAACATTTCCTGGACATCCTGCTCTAGATGAGGATGGGAGAAATGCCTTAAGGCGTTTACTTACAGCCTATGCTCGACACAATCCCTCGGTTGGCTATTGTCAGGTATTTCTGTCAGCATATCTCTTTTTTATGTACTCGtccttttctcctctttttcccCTCCGGGAATTTGGAAATTGTGGGGGAAGCTATTCATGTTTGTCAAGTTCTTTGAAATTCTGTTTGACCATGTCGCCAGAAGAAAATTGGGTTACCAACATTACAAGTCGGTTGTTGATTCGATTTTGCCCTTAAAATAATAGTTGATGAATTACTACGATGTGGAGAagattattatttaaatatttgcaTTCTTGAAGTAAGTGAGAGATGCCGAATCTTATCATCTATTTAAGTGTGTCGGACATTGTTCCCAGACAGTTCTAAGAGGTGCTGTAGACATGGTGTTATTTCTCTTCTTCTGTGTATATCAGCATTTCATTCTAGGGTTTATTTCTAAactctattttcttttaaatattatctgCGCATACGAGTGCTATATTTCTAGTTTGTGAAAAATCTGTTTCTTTCATCTTATGCTTCACCTATTTAATAATCCTTTGGTGTCGATCAAACCACACTTTTTGTCTAATAATGCAGGCCATGAATTTCTTTGCTGGTCTGTTATTGCTTTTAATGCCGGAGGAAAATGCATTTTGGTATGTTGTTCTTAACTTTGTTTGCATCTAATTTTCCAGAGGAACATCTTCATTTATATGTAGAGGAGAGCTTCTACTCACAGTTCACAGTTCAGAGAGCATTGGCGTTCTTTAGCACATCACACTTATAGAGTTATTTGTTATGGGGTTGTAAATTGTAAAATGAGCTTCCGTATAATTTTGGTCGCTTTGTCTCATCAAAATCAAAATGTTGAAAAACACTTACAGGACTTTGATGGGGATTTTAGATGATTACTTTGATGGATACTACTCAGAAGAGATGGTAGAGTCTCaggtaaaaaaaaaagttttggtTTTTGCTTGCCATAACTTGGTGCTACATCTTCGTCCCCACTACATTACTTTGGTATGTTTCAGTTGCATATGAGAAATATGAACATATCCACAAGATTTTATTTACTACAGTCTCTTATCAGGTTGACCAACTTGTTCTTGAGGAGTTGGTGCGAGAGAGATTTCCAAAGTTGGGTATGGCTTTTACTTTAATTTCCTTTTGTGAAGCACCTTTCTTCAGGTTATCTATCAGTCTGTTGGCGGTAATCATTATTATTTGTTGACTCTTTGGTGTCTTATTCCACCATTGCTTTATTGCAGTTAATCATCTGGATTACCTGGGAGTGCAAGTAGCATGGGTAACAGGACCATGGTTCCTCTCCATATTTATGAACATGCTTCCATGGGAAAGTGGTCGGTTTTTCTCTCTCATGAAAAATTTAAGCTGTATAGTGGCCGATAATGTAGATATAACCAAGTTTTAAGTTGTCATTGTGCTTAATTTTAGGGCACTGCTCTCAGAATCTTCTTATTTGCATCTTTATCATCTTACGTTTGTTGACGCCCTTTCTCATTAATTTTCCTTTGTTTTAGTCCTTAGGGTATGGGATGTGCTTCTGTTTGAAGGAAATCGAGTGATGTTATTTCGTACAGCGCTTGCTTTGATGGAATTATATGGTAATCTTTGAGTTCACAAGGGTTGACAAATTGCAAGTTCTTCTTCCTTGCAGCTTTATTCTATATACAAATTTGGGTTGCACAAAATTCATGTAGTTTGGTCTTGCCCAGGACCTGCATTAGTTACCACAAAAGATGCTGGGGATGCAGTCACCCTGCTGCAGTCGCTTGCTGGCTCAACATTTGATAGCAGTCAACTTGTTCTGACTGCATGCATGGGCTATCAAAACGTCAGTGAAGCTAGATTAGAAGTACTAAGAAATAAGCATCGTCCAGCCGTGAAGGCTGCATTGGAAGAGAGGACTAAAGGGCTCCGAGTTTTGAGGGATTCTCAGGGTCTAGCATCTAAACTGTACAGTTTTAAGCATGATTCTGGATCTGCGATTTTAGGAGTCACTAAAACAGATCAAAAGGCTGATGCAGAGACAAATAGTGATGCATCTCAGACGGATATTGCATCTGCTAATATGGATGAACTTTATATGAGCCTGAATGGGAATGTGGAAATAGATTCTGTTCCAGATCTTCAAGAACAGGTAGCTTTTGGTCATATCTCTCCTAAATTATAATATATTTCATTCTCCTTTGAACTTGCAAACCTTTCCTGATCAACTATTAATAACCATATTCTACTCTGCTTTATCGTCTCATTTAACTTTCTAAACTAGCACTTTAGAATTATTCATGCAGCTTACTGAATTTGTCGTATTTTGTATAGAGATATTTTGGAAGTGAAAGCTTGAGATGGTTATTGATCAAGTTAAGAATTTTGGTCCAAGGATACAACcctctttaattaatttttcctgTTTCAAAGTAAGTGACCTGGAAGATTCCAGAATAATTAGAGATGTACCACAGAGTGAGCTTGAATGGTCATTTGTTTAGCAGAATCCTCCTTGGTTAAGAACCTTCATTAGAAAGTTCAGTGAATGTACTTGAGGCAGGAACTTCAGCTTATGATGCCAAACACTGATTTTAGCTTGGTCATAACTAACATATAAAGGACTGGATGCAGAAACAGATTGGAAAATCGCTGTAGTTACTGGACTTGTAAGCTTAGTGAGTGGTTGTTTGTCGGACTCTTGTTATTTAAAGTGATTCAGTTTGCCATTCTTTGATGGGCAGTTCCTTAGTCACAGCCTGATATAGTACGAATGACGATGTTCTTGTTAGTCTCTTTGGACCAGGTGCTGAACTGAAGGTGTGCAATTGCAGGTTTAGTAGCTGAACCTTCTGGCGAATTAGGGaagaaaaaagagcaaatgaaGGAAGAAAAGACAGTCCTTGGATTTGTTATGCAGTAGGGGTAGGCTTTGGATGTTTGTTGATTAAAGCAAATGATTTCATAGTTTGTGTTTCTGAGCATAGATTGTGAAGAAAAAAGGCCATATATGGGGTTTTGTCAAAGATAATTGTTAAAGAATGGCAAGGAACTTTTTTCAGAAATGTGAAATTAGGGAGAGCCTAATGagatatttgacttgtttgtcaGATGGTTTGGCTTTTAAAGGAAAGATACAGCCTACCAGTGTACTAACAACATGAAGTCTTTTGAGTACTGATATATTCTATATATACACACAGAGTCAACATCATCTCTCTAGGCGCTGtcttatcaaaaaataaaatcatctCTCGGGCGTTCTGATTTATTTTAACTGCTGTGTCGAAAGCCTGTTTATCAGAAAACTCTGACCTTTGGTTCAAGTACATCTCCCGTCAGATTTTCGAATATCTTTTCATCCAATAAAGCTAGAAAATGCATGTAGGTTTTCTGGGAATATAGCAACATTCTATGGTACTGTCCAGTTATAATATTTGTGCCTCCATAATGACATATCCTCCAAGATACCAATAATAAAGGAggaatccttttttttttaaaatcttacctttcaaaaaaataaaaataaaggatgTATCATGGTTTTGTCAAAATTAATCACCTAGAGTGGGTGTGAGTTATCTCTATTTGCCATAGTATTTAGGAGTCTCAGGCTCTCATCACTGGATTGACAATGTGAGAATGCACaggagaaaatattattgattaatattgacaatgatacaatgagccctatatatataatacatgtcctactcctaatacatatggaattagggttatttactactatttaactatcaaactaacactccccctcaagctggtgcatataaatcatatgtaccgagcttgttacatatataactaatacgaggaccagtgagacttggtgaaaatatcagcaagctgatcattcgacttcacaaattttgtagcaatatctcccgagagtatcttttctctaacAAAGTGATAGTCAATCTcgatgtgtttagttctctcatggaatactggatttgacgcaatatgaagagcagcttgattatcacacactAATCTCATCTGActaatctcaccaaatttcaactccttgagcaactgtttgATCTAAATTAGCTCACATGtggccatagccattgctcgatattctgcttctgcactagaccgagcaaccacattctgtttcttgctcttccaagacaccaaatttcctcctactaagacacaatatccagacgtagaacgtctatcagaaggtgatcctgcccaatcaacaTCTAAGTATCCAACGATttgctcatggcctcgatcctcaaacaataagcctttgcctggagctgattttatataccgaagaatgcagACAACTGCatccataaactgactcacaacactcacaggaaaggaaatgtcaggtctagtcactgtgaggtaatttaatttaccaaccaaccgCCTATATCTTGCAGGATTGATAAGAGACTCTCCCTGTcctggcagaagtttagaattcggatccatcggagtgtcaacaggtctacaacctgtcattcctgtctcctcaagaatatctaaggcatacttccgttgtGAGGTCaaaatacctgagctagactgcgcgacctcaatacccagaaaatactttaatctgcccagatccttagtctgaaagtgctgaaagagatgttgcttcaacttaCTAATATCATCCTGATTATTGCCGGTAATaacaatatcgtcaacataaacgaccagataaatacagagattTGAAGCAGAATGTCGATAAaatacagagtgatcagcttcactacgagtcatgccaaactcctgaataACTGTGCTAAACTTActaaaccaggctcgaggagacttcTTTAGACTATAGAGGGACCGGCGCAACCGACATACAAGGCTactagactccccctgagcaacaaaaccaggtggttgctccatataaacgtCATCCTCAAGgtccaaatatctgagtataccctttggcaacaagacgagccttaagtcgatcaacctggccatctggACTAGCTTTGACTGCAtacacccaacgacaaccaacagtcgaTTTACccgaaggaagaggaacaagctcccaagtaccacttctatgtaaagcagacatctcgtcaatagCCTGTCACCATCCGGGATGAGACAGTGCTTCACTTgtgacttagggatggaaacagaGGACAAAGATGACACAAATGCACAATGGGATGATGATAGACAAtggtaacttaaaccgacataatgaggattaggattaagtgtggaccgTATACCTTTTCGTAGTGCAATCGGTTGattaagaggagacaagtccgcagtattAGCAGGGTTAGGTGTAGGACGTGAATCAGCTGGGCCTGATGCTGGGCGCGGATGACGATAATAAGTCAGGAGTGGTGGAGCTgtagaaggttgaactggactaGGTGGTGGCACTAGAGCTATAGTTGGTGGAACTGGACTCGGTGGTggcactggagctataggtggtggagttGCAACTGGAactgtaggtggtggagctatggaggaagatgaatgggagatagggactgaatctccaaaagaaggaactggtagcacctcagaaatatctaagtgattaactggacctgtgaagtatgattgggtttcaaagaaggtaacaacAGACATAAGAAATCGCTGAGGGTCAGGAGAATAACATCGCTATCCCTTTTGCATTCTCGAGTAACTTAGAAATatgcacttaagagcacgaggagctaacttatcttttcctGGAGTAAGGTCATGAACAAATCACGTACTCCCAAAAacacggggtggaagagagaataaaggtaagtggggaaacaagacagagaatggaacttgattttggatagctgaagatggcatacgattaataagataacaagatgtaagaactgcatctCCCCAAAAATGCAGCAGTAGGGAACAAATCACGTACTCCCAAAGacacggggtggaagagagaataaaggtaagtggggaaacaagatagagaatggaacttgattttggatagctgaagatggcatacgattaataagataacaagatgtaagaactgcatctCCCCAAAAACGCAGCGGTAGGGTACGaacagtttcaataagatgtctattctttctttcagctaagATGTGTAcagacaagatgtttgatgaataatctcATAGgagttcataaactgctgaaatggggaagacaaatactctagggcattatcactacgaaatgtgcggatagaaaccccaaattgattttgaatttcagtgtggaaggtctggaaaatagaaaacaactcagatcgatttttcatcaaaaatatccaagtgcacttgaaataatcatcaatgaaactgacaaagtagcggaatcccaaggtagaactgacccgactaggaccccaaacatctgaatggactataGTAAAAGGTCATAGTTAGACTTTGGGATGGGCCGGCTGGTCCGCCTTAGGTTTGCACCGGTCGTTTCGTCCCTTGTGCCGGCGATGTGCTCCTGGCCTTAATTGGCTGGGTCGTGCCTCCGGCGCTGTTACTTTGAAGAAATTAGAGTGCTCAAAGCAAGCCTACGCTCTGATATcatgtgagaatgcacgggagaaaatattattgattaatattgacaatgatacaatgagccctatatatataaaatacatgtcctactcctaatacatatggGATTAGGGTTATTTACTACTATTTAACTATCAAACTATCAAACTAACAGACAAGTCAGTTGATTTACCTGGCCTCAAGTCGCCTATTAGCACCTGCGGAAGGATCATTATAGAGACCTGCATAGCAGAAAAAACTTATACACATGCGCGCACACGCGTATATTACCAATCCCGTGTGACTTTACTGCAAATGAATATGTTATGTGCACTGAAGTGTCATGTAGCTCTCATGTCTAGTTTACATCAAGTACTATGTTGAATTTAATACTCACTGGCTGTAGAAGTCTTTTGAAATATGATGCTACACAGCTGCATCTATGATTTTCAATGCTATTTCTCTTGTCTGGcttttatttcatatttaatcATACAGTATTGCCTGCTATTCATGCCTGATGTAAGGTAATAGAATATGTTTTCTAAAGTATTACTCACTTACTCACATgattcctcttttctttttcattttatttatcttTTCACCTCCCATCTTTTCATTTATCTCTGTTTTCCGTAATTTCCCTACCTTCAACTCCAATTTAGTCTTTATCTTTTCTTGTTTGATTTGATTATTTCTTCTTAGAAATTTGTGGAATTTGATTGTTAGTTTGGATATTATCAAAGTAATATTTCAGATAGCTTCGAATAGTCTGTGAATGGTCATATATTATTCTGGTGTACCTTCACTTTGCATATTTTAACGTATGATTTCAATGCAGGTGGTTTGGCTGAAGGTTGAGATGTGCAAGTTGTTGGAGGAGAAACGATCTGCTGAACTAAGGTGCACATATTAGATGTTAATGTTAATGTTGTATTACTTTGCATTTTGGCTTTTGTCATAGTTGGTCACTTCGAACTGTAACTTCTTTACCTTATGAACGTTTTTTAACAGTTGATTGATATTTTCGTGAAACCTTTATGCTACAACAAAGGTGTGGCCTTTTTCTGAAATCATTCTGTACTTGCAGTAAGAATCACCCttgtttttttgttaattttaggAGGCAAAGTAAATAACAAATTTGAAACCATGGATCCTCCCATCCAGTTGAAACCCACCTATTTTTGGTTCTGCTACCTTTTCTCCCAATTTTTGTCCTTTCCTCTGTGTGCCTCATGATTCAGGGTGGGGAAAGAGTAACTAAGTAGCAAAAGGGGGTGTTTTGATGCCTCAAATTTCTGCTCTGATCAATTGTCTCAAAGCATGAGGGAAGTATCTGAGAAAGTAAGCCAATCTCTGACAGCCTAAGGTCACCAAAAGAATTGCAAAATATCTATTCAAAATTAAAGTAGTCTGTATTGACTgtcattttttataaaaagagAGAACCGTGATGCTTAGAATTTGGTAGTTTAACTCTCCCTTTAGAGAGTAGTCTATCAAACTTGGAACTCAATGGAGTTTAATATTTATCCTTACCTTATAAATAATGGCATTGAacatttctttatttttgctatttgTCTGTAGCACTTTTGGTCAAGATTTTATACCTATTCGTGTGTGTGggtgaagaaaacaaagaaaaaagagataTTAAGTGGACTAATGATGTCCTTTTGTGTTTTTTCCATGTATGCAGAGCAGAGGAGTTGGAAACAGCATTGATGGAGATGGTCAAGCAGGATAATAGGCGGCAGTTGAGCGCAAGGGTACTTAAGAGTTTTGTTTATGCATGCATTATATACTTCCGCCTGAGTAGAAAATTATATCCCTGCATTCATAATTCTCATCCCTCTATATCAAAAGACAGTGAAGACCCCCAGCTTTCTGGCATTTTACTCAGCATGCTTTGATGTGCTTCTTATAAGCCTGTGATGGATTTGGTCAAGTGAAGCATCTAATTATCTGATTGCTTGTGcatccccgcacccgtatccgtactaggatccATATCCTCCAATCTTAGAATTCACATTtcgaaggatccgacctctagatccacACCTGTTTCGGACAGCCTTACCCGCGTCCGAGCAATTTAGGACCATGCATTCGTCAATGAAATAAACATGTGCAACCTTGAATACTCTCGGTGTTCACGTAGAATAGTCAATTGTCTAATAAGGGGTTACAATTGTCTTATCATCCTGGACCCAGTTTGGTTTCTTGGATTGTAGGGTGGATACGTAGAGGGTGAAAAATCCCTAGGTTTTTTCGAGATGATGGGACACCAGTAAACTAAGTCTCAACCATAAGGAGGTGCCTCAAAATCCCCAGGGatcgtttaatttttttttttttaatctcttcTTCTCTGGGGTTTTGCTtgattgttttctttttcctttcctttttatttttgataagtGGTTTTGGTTGACTGTAATTCTCTGGTTCAAAAGCACATCTTCCCTATGATTCACAAGTTTGACTGTAATGTCTGCCGCTGTACATCTTTTTGAGCATGGAAGAAAAGAGCTTCCTACACTTTTTAGATGGTTGGCACAATAAACTCTCTTTCCAAAACTTCATTGATAAATTCCACATATGTTTGTTAAGCATAATCAGTCTCAAGTTAGGATAATGGAGGAGGATTGCTGTAGGTTGACGACTAGCACTTAATTCAGTGATGGATCAATTATGAGAATGTTCTAAAAATGCAGACACTAAGAGGGATGTACAAGATTGGACAGGATTAAATGATCACATCCAACAGAAGTTGCAAATAGCATACATAGAGGTTAAAATGAGACGCCTTAAAGAGAAGTGGCTCATGTAAGAGCTTGCCAACTTCCAACCAAGAAGTTTGGAGTTTGAATCACCAAATGGGGAAGTGGAAAGAATCTTGAAATCTCTTTGAATTATAGTGGACTTAGCTAAGCGCAGAACACAAAGGAAACAAAGAATCTACATTGGCAATACCAATTTGTTGTGATTACCAGTAATCTGAGTAGGGATAAACGGGAGATCTAGAGAACCTCTAATTGCCCAAAAAACAAACTACTGAGTACTAGAATGAAAGTACTTTGGGCCTGAATAAAGTGGAAATAATAAAAGAGCGTGCATACAGCTACCTCAACTAATTTAGTGATGGGTAGGGGCATAGTTTGGGCAAACCCGAAATCcagattttttgaatttttggattttggatttaattcttaaaatttttggatttcggattggatGTTGGATTTGGTACTTCGGATTTTTGGatatccaaaaatccaaaaat harbors:
- the LOC107780032 gene encoding uncharacterized protein LOC107780032; translated protein: MKAETAVLNPPLISFDNKRDAYGFAVRPQHVQRYREYANIYKEEEEERSDRWNDFLERQAESAQLPINGISADKSSTNPGAKPFSQEVSCDAQNGEEGQLENATEKDVILTSVERKICQAQMWTEIRPSLQAVEDMMNTRVKKKVNLAKQEQDSGPRKHLPAIEESRPTKGVSEEDSEDEFYDIERSESLDKSELDSMQDIPLNDTTGHLANTSQESLPPWKEELECLVQGGVPMALRGELWQAFVGVRARKVGTYYQDLLALGTRSGNNTELKSVESEDCGSSVDASIDSVSIPEKWRGQIEKDLPRTFPGHPALDEDGRNALRRLLTAYARHNPSVGYCQAMNFFAGLLLLLMPEENAFWTLMGILDDYFDGYYSEEMVESQVDQLVLEELVRERFPKLVNHLDYLGVQVAWVTGPWFLSIFMNMLPWESVLRVWDVLLFEGNRVMLFRTALALMELYGPALVTTKDAGDAVTLLQSLAGSTFDSSQLVLTACMGYQNVSEARLEVLRNKHRPAVKAALEERTKGLRVLRDSQGLASKLYSFKHDSGSAILGVTKTDQKADAETNSDASQTDIASANMDELYMSLNGNVEIDSVPDLQEQVVWLKVEMCKLLEEKRSAELRAEELETALMEMVKQDNRRQLSARVEQLEQEVVELRQALADKQEQESAMLQVLMRVEQEQRVTEDARRFAEQEAVAQRFASQMLQEKYEEATGSLAEMEKRLVMAESMLEATLQYQSGQNKVLPSPRSTQLSSPVRGNQDSSSEIPARKISLLSVPFGLGWRDKNKGKPAEEVIDSKPVNEEPSPNTQQKEMNGHQMEQKLQEV